In Flavobacterium enshiense, the genomic stretch TCATCAACTTTAAATCGTCTTCAAAAAACGACTGGATACCGATGCTTAAACGATTGATTTTTGTTTCGGAAAGCTCAATGATCCTTTCTTCCGATAAATCGTCCGGATTGGCTTCTATTGTTATTTCGGGGTTTTCTGTGACCGTGTAATTTTCATACACTTGGTCAATCAGCATTTTCAAATCGGCAATTGATAAAATGCTTGGTGTCCCGCCGCCGAAATAAATGGTTTCGATTACTTCATCTGCAAATTCGTCTTTGCGTAGGCGGATTTCTTTTGCTAAGGCCTGTACCATTTCGTCTTTCTTCTTCAGGGAAGTCGAAAAATGAAAATCGCAGTAATAACAAGCCTGCTTGCAAAAGGGAATATGTATGTAGATGCCGCTCATTATTTAGTGTTCAGTTGCAGTCGCAGTTAACAGTGCGGAGACTGAAAACCGAGACTGAAAACTATTTCTTTACTCTATTTTCATTCTGTTTCACAAAAGCATCCCAACCGGAATAACTTTTTCCTAATTCAACTCTGCCCGAATTAAAGAAATGGCAGACAGCTGCTGCGAGTCCGTCGGTGGAGTCCAGGTTTTTGGGAAGTTCTTTTAATCCGACCAATTGCTGAAGCATTTTGGCCACTTGTTCCTTGCTGGCATTTCCGTTTCCGGTGATGGCCATTTTTATTTTCTTTGGTTCGTATTCGGTTATTGGAATACCGCGAGACAAACCAGCGGCCATAGCCACTCCCTGAGCGCGTCCCAGTTTTAACATTGACTGTACGTTTTTCCCGAAGAAAGGTGCTTCAATGGCAATCTCATCAGGGTGATAGGTGTCAATGAGTTCAATGGTCCGTTCAAAAATTCGTTTCAAACGCATGTAATGATCTTCCATTTTATTGAGCTGCAATTCGTTCAGCTGAATGAATTCCATCTTTTTATTCACGACACGAATGAGTCCGAAACCCATAATGGTCGTTCCTGGGTCAATTCCTAATATGATGCGTTCGTTTGCCAATTTTAATTTGTTATTTTGTGCCGATGATTTCTGTACCCCACAAAGCTAAGCAATTCCTCGTTCTTCTGATCAAACTTTTGGTTGTGGGCGGCGCATTTTATTTTATTTATGACAGGTTGGCCAATGATGATAAACTGGATTGGATGAAGTTTAAGGAGCTGGTGCTGGAAAAACAGTCCTTCGGAAGCATAGCTTTTATTTTGTTTCTGACATTTCTGAACCGTTTTCTGGAGATTTTGAAATGGCAGAATCTGGTGGAAGTTATTAATAAAATAAAGCTAAGGGAAGCGTCAAAGCAGGTTTTAGGAGCGCTAACGGCGGGATTGTTTACACCAAACGGAATAGGGGAATACGCTGGCAAAGCCCTGTTTTTTGATAAATCACAAACCAAGAAAATAGTCTTTCTGAATCTTATCTGCAATGGAATTCAAATGCTGCTTACCATTGTGTTCGGAATTTTCGGGTTGATGTATTTCAATGCGAAATTCAGTATTGTTACAGGGAAAATGGTCGGGATTCTGTTTGGGATTTTACTATTAATTCTAATTGTTCTCTTTTTTACGAAAAAGATTAGTGTCAGAGGTTATTCTGTTGAAAAATTGATTCACAAAATTAACGGGATTCCGAAGCGCATTCATCAGAAAAACATATTGCTGGCTATAGGACGCTATCTGGTTTTCTCTCATCAGTATTATTTCCTATTTTTAATTTTTGATGTTCAGCTGCCTTATCTGATGCTGATGGCAGCCATAACGAGTGTTTATTTTCTGGCTTCGTCTTTACCAACGTTTCAGTTTCTCGATTTTGCGGTAAAAGGAAGCGTGGCCGTTTATTTCTTTGGATTGATGGGCGTAAACGAATGGATTGTGTTGTTTATCAGTACGCTAATGTGGTTTTTGAATGTTGTGATTCCGGTAGTAATCGGAAGTTATTTTGTTTTAAATTTTAAAGCGCAATGGAAATCGTAAACTTGTTTTTTGTGTTGATTTTTATCAATTACGTGTTTTTTATCGGATTGCTGATTTGGGGTTTTTCGAAAGTAAGCTATTTTCAGAAATCGAATGGTTCGGAAAACAAGACCGGATTTTCAGTCGTGATTCCGTTTCGCAACGAAGAACATAATCTTCCCGATTTATTACAGTCGTTATCGCATCTTAATTATCCGAAAGAGCAATTCGAAGTCATCTTTGTTGATGATGAATCCAAGGATAATTCGGTTCGTGTTATTAATAATTGGCGTATGGAAAATCCATGGGTGCATCTGACAATCCTGGATAATGTACGAATTTCCAAATCGCCTAAAAAAGATGCAATTACCCGTGCCGTGACCATTGCAAAACATCCCTGGATCATTACTACCGATGCAGATTGTATGGTTCAGCCGGAATGGCTTTCTGTTTATGATGTGTACATTCAGAATAATGGTGCGGAAATGATTGCCGGAGCAGTTAAGTTTCCAACGAAAGGAGGATTGCTGTCGCATTTTCAGCAGATGGATTTATTGAGTCTTCAGGGCGCCAGTATAGGAAGTTTTGGTTTGAATGAAGCGTTTATGTGTAACGGAGCCAATTTTGCTTATACGAAGGAGATTTTTTCCGATTTGAAGGGATTTTACGGTAATAACCATATTGCCAGCGGAGATGATGTTTTTCTGTTGCAGAAAGCCATTGCTAAGCATCCTGAAAAAGTGCATTATCTGAAAAATAACGATGCGATAGTAACTACTAAACCTGAGAAAAGCTGGTTTAAATTATTCAAGCAAAGGGTGCGTTGGGCTTCAAAAGCATCGGCGTATCAGAGTGATTTTGCCAAAGGATTGGCAATAATGGTTTTTGTGGCCAATTTTATTATGGTTGCCGGTTTATTACTGACAGTTTTTAATCTGATGAATTGGCAATTCCTTTTGGTTTTGTTTTCGGTAAAGTTTGTTGTCGATTTTATTCTGATGATCCAAACCAACCGATTTCTCAAAATGCATGTATATTCGGTAGTGGTAAGCAGTTTGATTTATCCTTTCTTCAGCACGTGCGTAGCTCTGTATTCGCTCGTAGGAGGTTTTGAGTGGAAACGCGAAAATATCAAATAGCTTATTTGGTTTTTAGGATAACCGGCAGTATAAATTGTGTTTTTACCGGGATTCCGCGTTTTATGGCCGGGTTTACTTTCGGGAGGTCTACCAGTTTAGCGTGCAGGATGCTGTCGATTTCGATTTTGTCGTAAGCCACGCTGTCTTTCGGGAACTGCGGCTCGAATTCCAAACGGGAATCCGGGAATACCGTCACCTTAACTTCGATGGTGTCGATTTCGGGATAGAGTATGGTTAAAGTGTCAACACTCAGTTTTTCCTGAATGGTTTGTGTCAGATATTCAAAGAAACATTGTTTGCGCTGGGCTTCGTCGGTCAGTACATCACAAGCGTCCACAGATGGGAAGGCATCTACTTTTTTCCAGTCGATTTTCTTAAGTTCTTTTTGCAGCAATTCGTCTTCGGACGGTGTTTTCTTGTCAAAAAGCTGACAGGAAATAACCGTTAGCGAAAAGATAGTCAGTGCAAAAAGTTTTTTAGACATCGTAAAAGTGTAATTTTAAGTGTCAAAAATAGTAAAAAAATAGATGGAATACTTTTTATTAATTGCAGGTTTCGTTTTAATGATTGTTGGCCTATTAGGAAGTGTTCTTCCGGTATTGCCCGGGCCTCCTGTCGGTTGGCTGGGTTTACTTATGTTGTATCTCACTAAAGCGGTGCCTGATGATTATTGGATTTTGGGTGTCACATTGCTTATTGCGATAGTGGTTGGCATTTTGGATTACATTATTCCTGCCAAAGGAACCAAAAGGTTTGGAGGGAGTTCTTATGGTGTTTGGGGAATGAATATCGGTCTGATTGTCGGTTTAGTTGCGCCGATTCCTTTAGGTGTTGTAATTGGGCCGTTTGTTGGGGCCTTGATAGGTGAATTGATTTACGACAGCAGGGATCATAAACGTGCAGTTAAGGCGGCTACTGGTTCTTTTGTTGGTTTTCTGGCTTCAACTTTTGTGAAATTTGTCGTTTGTGTGATTTACTTTGGATTATTTATTGCAAAAGTGTGGGAGTACCGAAGTTCCTGGTTTTAGTTTTGATTGCTTTTGCGGAAAGTTATCCCGATTCCTAATAAGATGATTATTCCGCCAACTATCATTTGGAGGGTGATGGTTTCTTTTAGGAAAATCCATGCCATTATTGAAGTGATTAATGCCTGGCTGAGAAGACTGAGCGAAACGCGGTTGGCTTCCATTTTTTGCGTCGCATAACTGATCAATGTCCATGCAATCAGCTGACACAGGATTCCCTGAACAAACAAAACACTCCAAACCGTTGTTGAAAATCCGTAAAAAGGCTGGTTGAAAATCAGGCATATTATTGCAAGAAATACACTTGAAACCAGCATGCTGTAAGTCATGAAACTTGTGGGCTGCAATTGGTTAAGAACATATTTGCTTAATAGGATGTAGACCGCGTAAAAAACTCCGGACAGGAGTCCAAATGCAAACCCGATGTCGAATTTTAACTGATAAAAAGTTTCATAGCCAATCAAGACAATCATTCCGATAATGGCAAAGAATGCGCCAATCCAGAAATTCCTTTTGGGTTTGTTCGGAAGAAAGAAAAACATGCCCAGTCCGACCCAAATAGGGGCCAGATTGGTGAGTAATGTGGCCTGTGTGGCGGAGGATTGCTGAATGGCGATGTTCCAAACGGCGATATCCGAGCCAAAACAGATTCCGCCAAGTATTATAATCAGTGCTGTTTTGTGATTTGGGATTTCCAGTTTCTTTCGGAATAGCATAACTGGTAGAGCAATAGCGGCGGCGATGGCCATTCTGTAAAATGCCGAGCTTAAACCGGAAACAGGTGTCCATCTTACCAGGATCGGGAAAACAGAGATGCAGAAAATACCGATGAGTAATGCCAGCCGTGGATTTTTCATAGTCTTCGAGTTGCAGGCAAATGTAGTATAAAATAAAAAAAGCTCCGATTTCTCGAAGCTTTTTTGTTACTGGCGGTCTGGACGGGACTCGAACCCGCGACCCCATGCGTGACAGGCATGTATTCTAACCAACTGAACTACCAAACCAGTGCTTTATTGCGTTGCAAAAGTATGTCTAATTTTGTGTTTGTGCAATATTTTTTCAAAAAAAATCAATATTTTTTTTAAACAGTTGATTTTCAGTAATTGAAAAGTGTTTTAAAACTTCGAAAAGAACTAATTCGAGTCAGAATCAAAAAAGCTCTCCATAAAAATGGAAAGCTTTTCATTGGTCTAACTACTAAACCTGGTACTTTCGTACCTAAACAACACAACTGTTTTTAATTTTGTTTCTGAGGGCAAAAAAGCCTTTCTTTCGAAAGGCTTTTTACTCTACATTTGACTGGCGGTCTGGACGGGACTCGAACCCGCGACCCCATGCGTGACAGGCATGTATTCTAACCAACTGAACTACCAAACCAGTGCTTTATTGCGGATGCAAATATACAATCATTTTCAAGTCTTCCAAATGTTTTGGCGAAAATAATTTTGTTTTTTCTGATTCGTTTATCTAAACTTTTGTTTTTCAATAAGATAGGTGGTTAATATTTTTTCGAATTTTTCATCTACAGAAACGGGAACGTATTTTATTTTATATTGTGAACAAGTGTTGGCTACTTTTTCAAAATAGGCTTCCACCAGTTTTTCATAGTCTTTTTTAATGTTTTCGGCAAAGAGGTTTACCTGTTCACCGGTTTCTACATCAATGAATTTTCTCGGCGCATTGTCAAAATCAAAATTGAATTCTGTTTTCTTGTCGATAACATGGAACAGAACCACCTTATGTTTATTGTGTTTTAAATGCTGCAGTGCTTTAAAAAGTCGTTCGTCATCTTCGCCCTGAAACATATCGGTGAACAAAATAATCATGGAACGGCGGTGCATTTTTTCGGCAATATGATGTAAATACGTGATAGTGTCTGTTCTTTTGGCTTCTTTCGGTGTTTGTAAAATCGATTCCAGCTGGTTTAAAAGCATGCGATGATGGCGCTCGCTTCCTTTTTCCGGAGCATAATAGTCATAGGTGTCGGAATAAATGCTCAACCCAACGGCATCCCGTTGTTTTTTCAAAAGATTCATCAAAACAGCCGAAGCCAGAACGGAAAACCCGATTTTATTTTCATAGAAAAATTGCCCGTCTTTCAGTTTCGGATAATGCATGGAAGACGAATTGTCGATAATTAAATGGCAACGCAAATTGGTTTCCTCTTCAAAGCGTTTTGTATACAATCGATCAGTTTTGGCGTATAATTTCCAGTCGATGTGTTTGGTGCTTTCTCCTGCATTGTAGATTTTGTGTTCGGCAAATTCAGCAGAAAAACCATGAAACGGACTCTTATGCATTCCGGAAATGAAGCCCTCCACAATCTGGTTGGCTAGAAGTTCCAGATGTTCAAAACGGGATATTTTTTCTATTTGATTGTCAATCTTCATAGTTTCAAAGATAAGAAAAAAAGGAGTGATGTAAATTTGGATTTTATTTCCAATATTTGCGCTATTAATACAATTCAATATGAGTCCGGATACATTACAATCGATTGCCTTTCGTTGGTTTGAAGCGTTCAATGCGAAACAGTTGGAAAAATTATTGGCCCTTTATGATGATGAGGCACAGCACTTCAGTCCTAAATTAAAAATCCGTAAACCGGAGACTAACGGGCTGGTTGTCGGAAAAGATGCCATGCGTGATTGGTGGCAGGATGCCTTCGATCGTTTGCCGAGCCTTCATTATAAAGTCACTTCGTTAACCGCAAATACGGACAGGGTTTTTATGGAATACATACGTAAGGTAGATGGTGAAGAAGATATGCTGGTAGCAGAAGTCCTGGAAGTTCGTGATGGAAAGATTATTGCCTCAAGAGTTTATCACGGATAAAATTTTATTTATATGGAG encodes the following:
- the ruvC gene encoding crossover junction endodeoxyribonuclease RuvC: MANERIILGIDPGTTIMGFGLIRVVNKKMEFIQLNELQLNKMEDHYMRLKRIFERTIELIDTYHPDEIAIEAPFFGKNVQSMLKLGRAQGVAMAAGLSRGIPITEYEPKKIKMAITGNGNASKEQVAKMLQQLVGLKELPKNLDSTDGLAAAVCHFFNSGRVELGKSYSGWDAFVKQNENRVKK
- a CDS encoding lysylphosphatidylglycerol synthase domain-containing protein translates to MISVPHKAKQFLVLLIKLLVVGGAFYFIYDRLANDDKLDWMKFKELVLEKQSFGSIAFILFLTFLNRFLEILKWQNLVEVINKIKLREASKQVLGALTAGLFTPNGIGEYAGKALFFDKSQTKKIVFLNLICNGIQMLLTIVFGIFGLMYFNAKFSIVTGKMVGILFGILLLILIVLFFTKKISVRGYSVEKLIHKINGIPKRIHQKNILLAIGRYLVFSHQYYFLFLIFDVQLPYLMLMAAITSVYFLASSLPTFQFLDFAVKGSVAVYFFGLMGVNEWIVLFISTLMWFLNVVIPVVIGSYFVLNFKAQWKS
- a CDS encoding glycosyltransferase family 2 protein; the encoded protein is MEIVNLFFVLIFINYVFFIGLLIWGFSKVSYFQKSNGSENKTGFSVVIPFRNEEHNLPDLLQSLSHLNYPKEQFEVIFVDDESKDNSVRVINNWRMENPWVHLTILDNVRISKSPKKDAITRAVTIAKHPWIITTDADCMVQPEWLSVYDVYIQNNGAEMIAGAVKFPTKGGLLSHFQQMDLLSLQGASIGSFGLNEAFMCNGANFAYTKEIFSDLKGFYGNNHIASGDDVFLLQKAIAKHPEKVHYLKNNDAIVTTKPEKSWFKLFKQRVRWASKASAYQSDFAKGLAIMVFVANFIMVAGLLLTVFNLMNWQFLLVLFSVKFVVDFILMIQTNRFLKMHVYSVVVSSLIYPFFSTCVALYSLVGGFEWKRENIK
- a CDS encoding DUF456 domain-containing protein; the encoded protein is MEYFLLIAGFVLMIVGLLGSVLPVLPGPPVGWLGLLMLYLTKAVPDDYWILGVTLLIAIVVGILDYIIPAKGTKRFGGSSYGVWGMNIGLIVGLVAPIPLGVVIGPFVGALIGELIYDSRDHKRAVKAATGSFVGFLASTFVKFVVCVIYFGLFIAKVWEYRSSWF
- a CDS encoding DMT family transporter, translating into MKNPRLALLIGIFCISVFPILVRWTPVSGLSSAFYRMAIAAAIALPVMLFRKKLEIPNHKTALIIILGGICFGSDIAVWNIAIQQSSATQATLLTNLAPIWVGLGMFFFLPNKPKRNFWIGAFFAIIGMIVLIGYETFYQLKFDIGFAFGLLSGVFYAVYILLSKYVLNQLQPTSFMTYSMLVSSVFLAIICLIFNQPFYGFSTTVWSVLFVQGILCQLIAWTLISYATQKMEANRVSLSLLSQALITSIMAWIFLKETITLQMIVGGIIILLGIGITFRKSNQN
- a CDS encoding DUF58 domain-containing protein, which encodes MKIDNQIEKISRFEHLELLANQIVEGFISGMHKSPFHGFSAEFAEHKIYNAGESTKHIDWKLYAKTDRLYTKRFEEETNLRCHLIIDNSSSMHYPKLKDGQFFYENKIGFSVLASAVLMNLLKKQRDAVGLSIYSDTYDYYAPEKGSERHHRMLLNQLESILQTPKEAKRTDTITYLHHIAEKMHRRSMIILFTDMFQGEDDERLFKALQHLKHNKHKVVLFHVIDKKTEFNFDFDNAPRKFIDVETGEQVNLFAENIKKDYEKLVEAYFEKVANTCSQYKIKYVPVSVDEKFEKILTTYLIEKQKFR
- a CDS encoding nuclear transport factor 2 family protein, translated to MSPDTLQSIAFRWFEAFNAKQLEKLLALYDDEAQHFSPKLKIRKPETNGLVVGKDAMRDWWQDAFDRLPSLHYKVTSLTANTDRVFMEYIRKVDGEEDMLVAEVLEVRDGKIIASRVYHG